A genome region from Fusarium musae strain F31 chromosome 5, whole genome shotgun sequence includes the following:
- a CDS encoding hypothetical protein (EggNog:ENOG41~antiSMASH:Cluster_5.7), which produces MSSSTGGTAILDPHLLLKGLEDQPWFEKNIPLLNIPDKQTLEAYYYRWQTYKEHLVYTGTDYGAPYGGIVAAAGHHITEGRWIHDTRYGQDIAKYLLVGPGQFPKPMRDDVNKDTSDWAHEYS; this is translated from the exons ATGTCGTCGTCTACAGGAGGGACTGCCATTCTCGACCCGCATCTGCTTCTGAAAGGTTTAGAAGACCAGCCATGGTTCGAGAAGAACATTCCCCTGCTGAACATACCCGATAAACAGACCCTGGAGGCATACTACTACCGCTGGCAGACCTACAAAGAACACCTTGTCTACACCGGAACAGA CTATGGCGCACCGTATGGTGGTATCGTGGCTGCTGCAGGTCATCATATCACCGAAGGCCGGTGGATACATGATACGAGATATGGTCAAGATATCGCAAAGTATTTGCTCGTTGGACCAGGCCAGTTCCCAAAACCAATGAGAGACGATGTCAACAAAGATACCTCCGACTGGGCGCACGAGTATAGCTGA
- a CDS encoding hypothetical protein (EggNog:ENOG41~antiSMASH:Cluster_5.7) — MAVFIALLVTSKASILSRDAASAASANLMVCILFRQEEFVNLCYEIVVLAPHSWPLSIRKRLAKVFHYGGFHSGAGVAATAWYMAYTILATQEWAGDRQKYKLVNMITSWIVVAMFLIILIAAYPSNRRKFHNHFESFHRFAGWVSLLAFWVHNIVSARVTAHEWNQSIGYALVRSPNFWCICVTTSCTIASWSRLRRRVVYPEKLSDHATRLHFKYRGMKPFYGLKISDKPMTEWHAFATIPDIEPESGKVEGFSVVVSNAGDFTKKQIMNDSERKLWVRGAPLHGLLYTSKLFRRIVIVATGSGIGPCLSLLHADETPRRVLWSTRDPEKTYGPTVVGAVQRADPNAVIWNTTERGYPDIVRETYQLVVESDAEAVYIISNPKVTEKVVFGMQTRGVPAYGAIFDS, encoded by the coding sequence atggCAGTATTCATTGCCCTTCTCGTTACCTCTAAAGCTAGTATCTTATCAAGAGATGCCGCCAGCGCAGCCTCTGCAAACCTCATGGTATGCATCTTATTTCGACAAGAGGAGTTCGTGAACCTTTGCTACGAAATTGTGGTGCTGGCTCCTCACTCGTGGCCGCTCTCTATTCGGAAACGATTAGCCAAGGTCTTTCACTACGGAGGTTTCCATAGTGGTGCTGGAGTTGCTGCTACTGCTTGGTACATGGCCTATACCATCCTTGCCACTCAGGAATGGGCTGGGGACAGACAAAAGTACAAACTCGTCAACATGATCACCAGTTGGATCGTGGTTGCCATGTTcctcatcattctcatcgCAGCTTATCCCAGTAATCGACGAAAGTTCCACAATCATTTCGAATCTTTCCATCGATTCGCCGGCTGGGTATCTTTGCTCGCCTTTTGGGTACACAACATTGTGTCAGCTCGTGTTACGGCACATGAGTGGAACCAGTCTATTGGTTATGCTCTTGTGCGATCTCCCAACTTCTGGTGCATCTGTGTTACGACCTCATGCACGATCGCATCATGGTCCCGACTGCGCCGCAGGGTTGTGTACCCCGAGAAACTTAGCGATCACGCCACTCGTCTTCACTTCAAGTACCGAGGAATGAAGCCCTTCTATGGTCTCAAGATCAGCGACAAGCCCATGACAGAGTGGCATGCATTTGCTACTATTCCTGATATCGAGCCGGAGTCTGGCAAGGTTGAAGGTTTCAGCGTTGTTGTTTCCAATGCTGGAGATTTCACCAAGAAACAGATCATGAATGACAGTGAGCGAAAGCTCTGGGTTCGCGGTGCGCCTCTTCATGGGCTTCTCTATACATCAAAGCTATTTCGTcgaatcgtcatcgtcgctaCTGGATCTGGTATCGGGCCttgtctttctcttctccatgccGATGAGACCCCTCGCCGTGTTCTCTGGTCTACTCGCGATCCTGAGAAGACATACGGACCAACTGTTGTCGGTGCAGTTCAGCGAGCTGATCCAAATGCAGTTATATGGAACACCACTGAGCGAGGTTACCCGGATATTGTCCGTGAGACTTACCAACTTGTGGTGGAGTCTGACGCAGAGGCAGTTTATATCATCTCGAACCCCAAGGTCACTGAAAAGGTTGTTTTTGGTATGCAAACACGAGGTGTCCCAGCATATGGAGCCATCTTTGACTCTTAG
- a CDS encoding hypothetical protein (antiSMASH:Cluster_5.7) — translation MGECYKMIMKGKLYLAPLSTRRPPKNILDVATGIGDWAIQMGDIFPNATIIGTDLSPIQPNDVPPNVYFYVEDSSDEWMFNQKFDYIHTRSTSGCWSDFETQIAQQAFNALEPGGWFESQETDCIPLCDDDTLDPQGPVATWCNDLIAAADKLERPAIFGKNLKEIYKRVGFVDVHERIIKMPINGWAKDPRLKQVGWMWADHMLDGLSGFSYQLLNKAFERTSAQIEVSLIDVRRDLVNPRIHAYMPLYVVWGRKPKK, via the exons ATGGGCGAGTGCTATAAGATGATTATGAAAGGCAAGCTGTACCTGGCACCGCTCTCTACTAGAAGGCCACCAAAGAATATTCTCGATGTCGCCACTGGGATAGGCGACTGGGCTATCCAGATGGGTGACATCTTCCCCAACGCCACAATTATCGGCACAGACCTATCTCCCATTCAACCAAACGACGTGCCTCCGAATGTCTACTTCTACGTCGAGGACTC AAGCGACGAGTGGATGTTCAATCAGAAGTTTGACTATATTCACACGCGTAGCACTTCTGGATGTTGGTCGGATTTTGAGACGCAGATAGCCCAGCAAGCCTTCAATGCGCTTGAGCCCGGCGGCTGGTTTGAGTCGCAAGAGACGGACTGCATTCCCCTGTGCGACGACGACACTCTTGATCCTCAAGGCCCAGTTGCGACATGGTGCAATGACTTGATAGCGGCGGCGGATAAGCTAGAGCGCCCGGCCATCTTTGGCAAGAATCTCAAAGAGATCTACAAGCGGGTTGGCTTTGTGGATGTCCACGAACGTATTATCAAGATGCCTATCAACGGCTGGGCCAAGGACCCACGGCTCAAGCAAGTGGGATGGATGTGGGCTGATCACATGCTCGATGGACTATCTGGGTTCTCTTATCAGCTCTTGAATAAGGCCTTTGAACGGACCAGTGCTCAGATTGAG GTGTCTCTAATTGATGTTCGGCGAGATCTGGTGAACCCGCGCATTCATGCCTATATGCCTCTTTATGTCGTCTGGGGAAGGAAGCCGAAGAAATGA
- a CDS encoding hypothetical protein (EggNog:ENOG41~antiSMASH:Cluster_5.7): MASSEDHWKHPQTAHIFQYSRQSCDRSLKEVSQNEVISRNGEFAACGGLYGSWVYPGGDAERIKVVADFYSAWVFLDDLIDNSIDMKYTCDVLDDIKARVTGPLKGDQGLDHLFRLWSHEGWNSELLQLAKAEIDLWLHCTQALRKIEVEQEPVSVEEYLTYRQTNAAMGLMFLIVPFTRPDLTDDLLRLRKWSPDTLKNIFSYSGRNMGVILDLYKLNADHAQITEYSHIAAIIQQNSDTRMDFQQAVDASAEIFHEYEDKLAVEFANVATLSPRLAKALEDVHAGSIAWLNLMRGRRYVKKTQSRRHGYSAMIAAIIICGLLLAVVLILWLWPSLWSHYVPVGGRQIFAEM; encoded by the exons ATGGCATCTTCCGAAGATCA CTGGAAGCATCCTCAGACGGCCCACATATTCCAGTACTCCAGACAGAGCTGTGACCGCTCACTCAAGGAAGTCTCTCAAAATGAAGTTATCTCGCGCAATGGCGAATTTGCCGCATGCGGAGGTCTCTACGGAAGCTGGGTCTACCCCGGTGGCGACGCTGAGAGGATCAAAGTCGTTGCCGACTTTTATTCGGCCTGGGTCTTTCTAGATGATCTCATCGACAATAGCATTGACATGAAGTATACATGCGATGTGCTTGACGACATCAAGGCCCGGGTGACAGGTCCTCTCAAGGGAGATCAAGGCCTCGACCATTTGTTCAGGCTCTGGAGCCATGAGGGCTGGAACAGCGAACTCCTCCAGCTCGCAAAGGCTGAAATAGATCTCTGGCTCCATTGTACCCAGGCTCTTCGCAAGATTGAAGTGGAACAAGAACCGGTCTCTGTGGAGGAATACTTGACCTACAGGCAAACCAACGCCGCAATGGGTCTCATGTTTCTCATCGTGCCATTCACGCGACCAGACCTTACCGACGACCTACTCCGTCTGCGCAAATGGTCACCGGATACTCTGAAGAACATTTTCAGCTACAGCGGCCGAAATATGGGCGTAATTCTCGACCTCTACAAGCTCAATGCGGACCATGCCCAAATCACGGAGTACAGCCACATCGCTGCAATTATCCAACAGAACTCCGACACCCGCATGGACTTCCAGCAAGCTGTTGACGCCTCGGCTGAGATCTTCCATGAGTACGAGGACAAGCTTGCCGTCGAGTTCGCCAACGTGGCTACCTTGAGCCCCCGACTCGCCAAAGCGTTGGAGGATGTTCACGCTGGCAGCATCGCTTGGCTCAACCTTATGCGCGGTCGCAGATACGTCAAGAAGACCCAGTCACGACGTCACGGCTATAGCGCAATGATCGCTGCGATCATCATCTGTGGGCTCCTCCTGGCTGTTGTTCTTATTCTCTGGCTATGGCCTTCTTTGTGGTCTCATTATGTTCCGGTTGGAGGCAGACAGATCTTTGCGGAGATGTAA
- a CDS encoding hypothetical protein (EggNog:ENOG41~SMCOG1034:cytochrome P450~antiSMASH:Cluster_5.7), with translation MLSVSILAGGVAATTVLCIGYVVYNIFLHPLRNFPGPLLCRASPLYRHYKFLRGELLFETERLHKQYGPVVRIRPNELSFIDPEAWRDIYVAHGGSARLGDFARYDRFYQWAGPSAPETFVSLDRPYHDSMKRQLSPAFSERSLQFQEPIIQGYTDTLIRKLTEASKDGKPVNLREWFNHYTFDIIGNLGFGSDFGGLESEQYHPWVKAVSQNVREFAIMQVLMYLGLQRIVHVLSGSSLLRGKILHEHLTREKVEARIKVEKPRLDIFQPLLDRKPPLKLSEEVRSTFKNEEDITIVSVNQLPYLAACLNEALRCFPAVPPALPRVVPHGGAVIAGHAVPENTVVAVASWATNHSERHFNKALEYHPERFMKDPEFSEDRFDTFQPFGLGHGNCPGRK, from the exons ATGCTTAGTGTCTCGATTCTAGCTGGAGGCGTCGCTGCT ACGACAGTCCTCTGCATTGGATACGTGGTGTATAACATCTTCCTGCACCCGCTGCGTAACTTTCCTGGTCCGCTTCTCTGTCGGGCTTCGCCATTGTACCGTCACTACAAGTTCTTGCGTGGAGAGCTTTTGTTCGAGACTGAACGTCTTCACAAGCAATATGGCCCTGTTGTGCGCATCCGGCCTAACGAGCTGTCTTTCATAGACCCAGAGGCATGGAGAGACATATATGTCGCTCATGGAGGCTCAGCTCGGCTTGGCGATTTCGCCAGATATGACAGATTCTATCAATGGGCTGGCCCAAGCGCTCCAGAGACCTTTGTCTCGTTAGATAGGCCGTATCATGATTCTATGAAGCGGCAGCTCTCGCCAGCCTTCTCAGAACGATCGCTGCAGTTCCAGGAGCCCATTATCCAAGGATATACGGATACACTCATCCGCAAACTGACTGAGGCCTCCAAGGATGGAAAGCCTGTCAATCTGCGCGAATGGTTTAACCACTACACTTTCGATATCATCGGAAACCTTGGCTTTGGATCCGACTTTGGGGGCCTTGAATCTGAGCAATACCATCCTTGGGTCAAAGCAGTGAGCCAGAATGTTAGAGAGTTTGCCATTATGCAGGTATTGATGTACCTGGGGCTTCAACGAATTGTCCATGTTTTGTCAGGCAGTTCCCTTCTGAGGGGAAAGATACTGCACGAACACCTTACAAGGGAGAAGGTCGAGGCTCGCATCAAGGTGGAAAAGCCAAGACTGGACATCTTCCAACCCCTTCTTGACCGAAAGCCGCCTCTG AAACTGTCTGAGGAAGTTCGATCAACCTTCAAGAACGAGGAGGATATCACAATAGTGTCTGTCAACCAATTGCCCTACCTCGCTGCCTGCTTGAATGAGGCCCTACGATGTTTTCCTGCAGTCCCGCCTGCGTTACCAAGAGTCGTCCCCCATGGGGGCGCAGTCATCGCTGGCCATGCTGTGCCAGAGAAT ACGGTTGTCGCTGTTGCTTCGTGGGCCACCAACCACTCTGAGCGACACTTCAATAAGGCTCTCGAATATCATCCTGAGCGTTTTATGAAGGACCCCGAATTCTCTGAAGACCGTTTTGATACGTTCCAGCCCTTTGGTTTGGGGCACGGAAATTGTCCTGGTCGCAAGTAA
- a CDS encoding hypothetical protein (EggNog:ENOG41~CAZy:GH10~antiSMASH:Cluster_5.7), with the protein MRFSLIPTVALAAFNGFAVANPVPDVEARQATGLHAAMKAAGKQYFGTALTVRNDQGETNIINNKNEIGSITPENAMKWEAIQPNRGQFNWGPADQHAAAATSRGYELRCHTLVWHSQLPSWVANGNWNNQTLQAVMRDHINAVMGRYRGKCTHWDVVNEALNEDGTYRDSVFLRVIGEAYIPIAFRMALAADPTTKLYYNDYNLEYGNAKTEGAKRIARLVKSYGLRIDGIGLQAHMTSESTPTQNTPTPSRAKLASVLQGLADLGVDVAYTELDIRMNTPATQQKLQTNADAYARIVGSCMDVKRCVGITVWGISDKYSWVPGTFPGEGSALLWNDNFQKKPSYTSTLNTINRR; encoded by the exons ATGCGTTTCAGTCTCATCCCCACAGTGGCCTTGGCCGCTTTCAATGGCTTCGCCGTTGCCAACCCCGTTCC TGATGTCGAGGCACGACAGGCCACTGGCCTCCATGCTGCCATGAAGGCCGCTGGCAAGCAGTACTTCGGTACTGCTCTCACCGTGCGCAATGATCAGGGAgagaccaacatcatcaacaacaagaatgAAATTGGCTCCATCACCCCAGAGAACGCTATGAAGTGGGAGGCCATCCAGCCCAACCGTGGCCAATTCAACTGGGGTCCTGCTGATCAGCAcgctgccgccgccaccTCGCGAGGTTACGAGCTGCGATGCCATACTCTTGTTTGGCACAGCCAGCTCCCATCGTGGGTTGCTAACGGCAACTGGAACAACCAGACTCTGCAGGCTGTGATGAGAGATCACATCAACGCCGTCATGGGACGTTACCGTGGAAAGTGCACTCACTGGGATGTTGTCAACGAGG CTCTCAACGAGGATGGAACCTACCGTGACAGCGTCTTCCTCCGCGTCATTGGCGAGGCCTACATCCCCATCGCCTTCCGCATGGCCCTGGCAGCAGACCCCACCACCAAGCTCTACTACAACGACTACAACCTCGAGTACGGCAACGCCAAGACTGAGGGAGCCAAGCGTATCGCCAGACTCGTTAAGTCCTACGGTCTTCGCATCGACGGCATCGGTCTGCAGGCTCACATGACCAGCGAGAGCACTCCTACCCAAAACACCCCTACCCCCTCGCGAGCCAAGCTGGCTTCCGTCCTCCAGGGCCTCGCTGATCTGGGCGTCGACGTTGCCTACACTGAGTTGGACATTCGCATGAACACTCCTGCTACCCAGCAGAAGCTCCAGACCAATGCCGATGCATATGCCAGAATCGTTGGCTCTTGCATGGATGTTAAGCGATGCGTTGGTATCACCGTTTGG GGTATCTCTGATAAGTACTCTTGGGTCCCCGGAACTTTCCCCGGTGAGGGATCTGCTCTCCTTTGGAATGACAACTTCCAGAAGAAGCCCTCGTATACTTCCACCTTGAACACCATTAACCGCCGCTAA